The Lolium perenne isolate Kyuss_39 chromosome 6, Kyuss_2.0, whole genome shotgun sequence genome segment CGAACGTACTATCCGCGGCCTTGCATCTCTCAAAACCACCGTCAATATGTGACTCCCAAATCTAAAATTCCATAGGTGTCGCGGAACTAGACAACCTCCACTTGATTGTAGATGCATCAAATGGTGTGCCCGTCATCATATCGAGGTAGTCATACTAGATGTCTGCCTTCCAACCCATAGCACGCACACGTAATGTAAGTGCAGACGGAACAGCAGCAGCACTAGTTTTCATCGCCGGAGAAACAGAAACAGCCGCAGCCTGCCCGGCCCAGAGCCCGGTTGAACCGGCCTGGGAAAGGGTCGGTCCGGCCTGAGACCCGGTCAAACCGGCCTGGGGACCGGTTGGTTCGGCctgggacccggtcagaccggccaggTGGCCGGCCGCGCGGATGGGCGGCACAGTAACGGCTCCTGTTGGCATCAGCCCCTGGTCCGGTCCAGGCCGGCTGGGTCCGGcctgtagcccggttgaccggctgggcCGGTCCTGgatccggtcggccggccctggcaccggggcGCGTCGcgaatcctcttcttcttcccgattccagcctcgatttttcgcgattttgacctccgaaacagccatgggAGACCTGCAAACTGCACCAAACAtctccaaacttcctccaaccaacctccttcgaccgagagccaaactcctccgatctagagccaatcttctccgatgcaaaccgatccaaagagatcgatcaacaaaacctcgccgtgagcaacccagaaaactgataccacatgataagggaGATCCCACTAGATCCACCtaggttgatgcccgatctttcacagcgagaacctggggtagtaaatcctcccaacaacgcgatgaacgcagcctgaagAAGAgctaacgaatccagcaagcaacggatcgatgaatcgatacgcctcaaacctgagctagataatccttgatgaacacaggaaccttcgcagcggatattatagataaacggcagcgctgtACCGCTGGAGGaacgatacacgtgaacacacgcaactaggtataacctaaactttagactaaacttgaactggctaaaccctagccgtccctccaccttatatgaggggTGGGGTGGCCAGCCagcccttattgggcctaacctaattCGACTTCGACGGGCCCAAGTCAAATAGACACAACTTAAAACCCTAATTTAGCCCACCACATGACttggctacattattatttcctaataacaagactATGATAAAATACTGGTACAGCCTTAGACCTAATTATCATATCAATGGATGTCCTAGTGTACCAGGTCTGGATATCCATATCACCTGTAGAACCTTCTTTTGAAGGAATGTGACATGTGTGACATCGCAACATAGTTGTTGTTCGGCCAGGCATGGTGATGGCATAGAGGACTCAGCTTCAGGAACAAACTCTCGGCGTGATCTGAGCACCGCTTGATTTTGCCCAAGTAAATGGATGTGGCAGCTCATGCTACGgaatttcttttccctgaaagatggATTGCAGAAATGCAATGAATACCTAATATCAATTACAAATACAAGTCAACTACACATGCAGCAAATATCACATCTTTCAACTAACACTAGACATACAATTACAATTAATCTGTTTTTCAGTTGACCCTAAACTTGCACAAGGACATACTTTCATGAAGACATAATTATCATACCACAAGGTGGTTCCAGATGAAATCCACAAGACTGCCTGAATATCTTTCTAAGGGCTGAGTAGCGGGTTCCCCCCTTCTGCATCATACTGCCCTCGACTGCATCACCGAACAGGTTAACCTGAAGATGTATACTGATGACAATTGCCTCAGGCAATATATAATTGAACTGCGTGAGATTGTTGCAGGTAAACCTCCTGCACAGATAATAATTGTGATATTTAGAGATTGAAATATGACAATCCAAACGCACCAGCAATTATCTGACTAGTTCATCAGAAGAGGTTAGTAACGTTCAGCTAAATCCCTCACGATATTTTGAACCAGAAAATAATATGGATCAAATCTAAGTGATTTTGATTAACTTTTATGATGAACTTTATGAAGTGAAATAATTCAGTGGAGAATTCCAAAAGCACACAGAAGGGCAGCTAGAGAAAAGATGAGTATGCTGCAGACAAACGAATGTATCAGTGTGAAAAATTATAGTCTGAGATTAAACTGGTAGAAAAAAGTAaccaaaagaaaacaaaaaaaatacataTACATCTACAAAACAGCATGTCAAGAAGTCATATTTTATATATAGCTGCCACAGCTACAAGTTTATCTCCTTCTGATCCCATCAATCACGATTCGAAGTCTTATAACCAACATAGTAAATGATGCAAAGGGATGCATGATGTCATGAAGATATCCGGTATACCTGAATACTAGCATTACACTGAAAGCAACAGCATCCAACCCAGCAGCTGTCAAGATCTCTTCCGCAGTACACAGCAGGGCTATCACGATCCAGCCAGCGGATGGAACAAACCTCTCCAAAATAAAATTATCTTGGAGCCCGATTATGCTCATTGGCAATCCTCCGCCTGAAGTAGACTCTAATATTAGCTGGCTGCTTTCTCAGAACAGAATAAAGCAAGCACAGAGAGGTAAGAAGTGCACTGACCTTCATGGCTTCCTGTTGAACAGGTCACCCAGAACAGaccatatgtcatcaaaataaaaAAGTAGCACCATCATATTTGTTTCCTTGGTGCCCTTAGCACCTACAGGTATAGGAAGAGGAATTTAGATAGTGCACAAATGGTCTACAGACTGAATTCTAAACTACACAATGGTCTCACCACCAGTTCCCAATGTCATTAAAAACAACCCCTGCATGAGCATATGTGCAGGCAAACTATCACCGTTAGGTCTAAAGTATAAAGGAAGCAGCACCTCACTCTTTCTCCTTATGTACAGCCAGGCCCTTTCAACTTATTTGAATAGGTGATGAGCCCAACTAATAAAGGGTAGACTTAAGACAGGTAGATAAGCGAAGACGCACTGGTGTAGAAGAAGAACTAAATTTACCTTGACTAGAACCATTAATTTGCCCATGACCTTCACCACCTCACCATCATAAGAGCCATGTTCTTGAAGCAACTGTAGCTCTTCCCTAAGCGCTCTAACTGCAGAATGAAAAATTCAAGACGAATTTAAGAGACATGCAAAGAAGTCACTCATCACGAGCAGAAAAGTTGGGGCAACAGGGAGATCACCAAATTAGTTTCACTTTCCAACTGCTCAAGAACTCGTGTTTTGGATTAATGGTAGCAAGGTTATACATTAAGAGATCGGAGGGCGTAACAAAAATACAAGCTTCTCACGGAAGAAAGTGATATTGGATATATCCTTGGAAAAATCTAGACATGAAAAGGAAAGATTTGAGGTAGCAGTGTTCACAGTTATCATTCAAAACCCTTGAGAGTTTGTGCGACAGAACAATACCAGTAGAGATATACGACGAGAAATCGAACCACAGTCAGCCAACAAAATACGGACAACTCATAGCTCCCCCTATCAGCCTCCCCTCCTCCTAAACCTCGGGGCATATGTCCCACCCCTACCCCCTACTAACCCAAGATCCTCTACCGTACCCTATACAATCTACCGTCCTTCTACTCGACTCTACTCTGCTTGGTGACGAACCTGCTGAGCAGGACGTTTTTAAACTGGTCGGATCTCTCCTCGCTAAGCAGTATGGTACTAAAATAAAAGCAGAGCCATAGGATACCGTGCCGGACTACCGCCggcgcctcctcctcccgcgTCCAGGCGTCGCCAGCCGACGCGCGCGCGGGGCAAAAACTTGGAACGACGCGCGCCTGACCTCGCTCCTCGTGTCCAGTCGCCCGCCGGCCGGCCGATCTCTTCTCCCCGTCGACCGGCGCGACGGCCGGGGCAAGAAACAGCATCCCCTTCGAGCTATGCGACGGCGACAGGTGTGGATTAGGTAAGAGGGACCTGCGGGCGCTCGGAGGGACGGaatgcggcggcggaggaggagttcCGGCGGCCGGCGACGACGGGGCTTCTCGAGGAAAGAACGTTGTGGAGTTGGTGGCGACTGGAGACGGGTAAATACATCGGGCTTATTAGTTGGGCCTCCTCAGATGCGGCCCACTTGGGATGCGCTTCTTGTTCTTTTACACGACGAGCcgtaacaaaaaaaaaacagtgaGATGCAGGCAACGTTTCCTGACCAATCTTTCATCCGTCCCGTCGGTTgttacttagagcatctccagccgtttggGCTCCTCACACCAAAATTCGGCGATATTGTCATCTGGATTGGAGGAAAATTTGatctggggaggcccatttttccaGCCGCGAGCCCAGGATGGATTTAACGGACTTAGGCGAATTCAGACAAAATTGACGAgttcgttcaaacataagcgaaatttaacgatatttaacatatagagacgagttcgtacataagtaggccgaattcgtacatatatttgaatttgGCGATTGGCAAACTAAATTTTAAACTAAAGAACAGCctactacatgccgaaatggcggtagaaggacgtgtagtcgccgccgtcgtcgtcgtcgctcgagcCGGCGTTGTCCTGGGGCGGCCGagcct includes the following:
- the LOC127307676 gene encoding uncharacterized protein produces the protein MLFLAPAVAPVDGEKRSAGRRATGHEERGQARVVPSFCPARASAGDAWTREEEAPAVVRHVRALREELQLLQEHGSYDGEVVKVMGKLMVLVKVLRAPRKQI